The Helianthus annuus cultivar XRQ/B chromosome 16, HanXRQr2.0-SUNRISE, whole genome shotgun sequence genome includes a window with the following:
- the LOC110919828 gene encoding CCR4-NOT transcription complex subunit 1 translates to MTTCLDHFDIYEDDLESTDLEPTIGSLFRNLMRKHHFSTAFSGLMRDRLVTENFLNNLSTALKLSVCEKVGFGFNLLDAENYDIRTEGRKFCMSQCKALCNIRDKLDTVEADVQDVLSFLEQSDVFSKLIDSFKVMILQVWLNANSRLILADKVDDTVLLSHINFHINVPKEIPTEMRASFFAKMLGYWNRLSYRCGELRAEGFQLRADVAFSILMSCYRLACQAPFPLAVVLGNVWENKESQLLFLKHAVSSPPEVFTFAHCKKQLECVDHEFQADHATQPWLCLDLLEVLCQLAENGHTASVWSMMEFPLKHCPEVLLLGIAHVITPYNLLPHEVAKSVLPMLLEDSSKSGILLRVWGVNPLLLSRALNHVLVLDLENMNKVVDLFQELEILSSVLDLVPMHLGIKLASLASKKEFVDLVEWLGTNLSAHEDDFYEECLRFLKEVEDNAGDIWNIYKETAPAFTKALKRQTDVLASKELSKKMESLYVTCMQDGSKKENIDDFDSSTSESYADHITTKAPLPQPMQESSSPSTGSTSRQGPVTSAMFGGAISIDTLLAASEDRGTPVEVPPSETQDKIMFLINNLSPANIEEKAKEFTDILAERYYPWFAQYLVMRRVGIEANFHSQYINFLEKTRSKQLNNEIVQATYENCKVLLRSDLIKSSVEERKLLKNLGSWLGKLTIGRNQPLLAKHIDPKSLIAEAYEKGLMIGVIPFISKILELCQSSVAYQLPNPWTTAILGLLVEVYSMPNLKANLTFEIEVLFKNLHVDIKEFKPTTLLEEKSRVTEGNPDFSQPKIVEVKSTSRSAVNQVVLPADVAGPSYQPTAPASNIPDFKSVLKTHVLGLLPVAMNKAIEQLVSTVVERSVSIASQTAIELVLKEYINDPDEIYVDNVSSFMVAFLAGSLSSVTCKEPLRVLTSTHLRNSTRGLNVPTEFLEDAMKCVIDENLHLGWASIEKNATEKGLATVKREITQQLSIRKKQKEDSESFINKTVEPSYTTDVASSQVSVFLAEWYQMRAHSGVSDAVCAPYVQELYQNVLSKSDDMSNRFFGILLELVISHYRPFEINPSPMQFHQQDTSSFLAIDIYTDVVFSVLKFYPDNEKSTKYSLLLKVLTVMVGFITKDANERKSTFNPKPYFRIFNNILNRLNTVNSVILDADFHVLAGLAQSFHALQPAKVPEFSFAWLELVTLTDFMPKLLNQDNHQGWPYFKCLVIDVLRYMEPILRGGEVTEPVHVLYNYTRRMLLVLSHDFPEFICCYRSSLYDIIPPHCIELRNIILSTVPHNMRTPI, encoded by the exons ATGACGACATGCTTGGACCACTTTGATATTTATGAAGACGACTTGGAGAGTACAGATCTCGAACCAACAATCGGTTCACTCTTCAGAAATTTGATGCGCAAGCATCACTTTAGTACAGCATTCTCAGGTCTAATGAGAGATAGATTAGTCACAGAAAATTTTCTTAACAATTTATCAACCGCACTGAAGTTATCAGTGTGTGAAAAAGTTGGTTTCGGCTTTAATTTATTAGATGCAGAAAACTATGACATCAGAACTGAGG GAAGAAAATTCTGTATGTCACAGTGTAAGGCACTATGTAATATTCGGGATAAATTAGATACTGTTGAGGCCGATGTTCAAGATGTACTCAGCTTTCTTGAACAATCAGATGTATTTTCCAAACTAATTGATTCATTTAAGGTGATGATACTACAAGTTTGGTTAAATGCAAATTCCCGTTTGATCTTAGCTGACAAAGTCGATGATACAGTGTTATTGAG CCACATTAATTTCCACATTAATGTCCCCAAAGAAATTCCGACGGAAATGCGTGCTTCGTTCTTCGCGAAAATGCTAG GCTACTGGAATCGACTGTCTTACCGTTGTGGAGAACTTCGAGCAGAAGGATTTCAGCTTCGTGCTGATGTGGCATTTTCAATTTTAATGTCTTGCTATAGACTCGCGTGTCAG gCTCCATTTCCACTTGCTGTTGTTTTGGGCAATGTATGGGAGAACAAAGAATCTCAGTTGTTGTTTCTGAAGCATGCTGTTTCATCACCACCTGAAGTATTCACATTTGCACATTGCAAAAAACAACTG GAATGTGTCGATCATGAGTTTCAAGCTGACCATGCTACTCAACCGTGGTTATGCCTCGACTTACTCGAGGTGTTATGTCAGTTAGCTGAAAACGGCCATACAGCTTCGGTTTGGTCAATGATGGAGTTTCCGCTTAAGCACTGCCCTGAAGTGCTTTTACTTGGGATTGCCCATGTTATT ACACCATACAATCTCCTCCCGCATGAAGTTGCTAAATCAGTTCTACCTATGCTACTTGAAGATTCTTCCAAGAGTGGAATATTACTCCGTGTGTGGGGGGTCAATCCTTTGTTATTATCAAGAGCGTTAAATCATGTCCTCGTTTTGGATCTAGAAAACATGAACAAAGTTGTGGACTTGTTTCAGGAGTTAGAG ATCCTATCATCTGTTCTGGATCTAGTACCCATGCATCTGGGAATCAAACTGGCGTCTCTTGCTTCTAAGAAAGAATTCGTAGATTTGGTGGAGTGGTTGGGCACTAATTTAAGTGCACATGAAGATGATTTTTATGAG GAGTGCCTTAGATTCCTAAAGGAGGTCGAAGATAACGCTGGTGATATCTGGAATATATACAAGGAGACAGCACCTGCATTTACAAAG GCCCTTAAACGACAAACCGACGTGCTCGCATCCAAGGAACTTTCCAAGAAAATGGAAAGTTTGTATGTGACATGCATGCAAGATGGTTCAAAAAAGGAGAACATTGATGATTTTGATTCTTCAACATCCGAGTCATATGCAGACCACATAACGACAAAGGCCCCGTTACCTCAGCCA ATGCAAGAATCATCGTCCCCTTCAACCGGATCTACTTCAAGACAAGGCCCCGTTACCTCAGCCA TGTTTGGTGGTGCAATAAGCATAGATACATTGCTAGCTGCTTCCGAGGATAGGGGAACCCCCGTAGAGGTCCCACCATCGGAAACTCAGGATAAAATAATGTTCCTAATTAACAATCTGTCACCTGCTAATATTGAAGAAAAGGCAAAAGAATTTACCGATATTCTAGCAGAACGGTATTATCCATGGTTTGCACAGTACTTGGTTATGAGAAG AGTGGGCATAGAAGCCAATTTTCACAGTCAATATATCAACTTTCTTGAAAAAACAAGATCAAAACAGCTGAACAATGAGATTGTTCAAGCTACTTATGAGAATTGCAAG GTTCTTTTAAGGTCCGATCTTATAAAGTCCAGTGTCGAAGAGCGTAAATTGCTGAAGAATCTTGGAAGCTGGCTCGGGAAGCTTACGATTGGTAGAAACCAACCCTTACTTGCTAAACATATCGATCCAAAATCTTTAATCGCAGAG GCTTATGAAAAGGGTTTAATGATTGGAGTGATTCCGTTTATCTCCAAG ATTTTGGAATTATGCCAAAGCAGTGTAGCATATCAACTGCCAAATCCTTGGACAACGGCTATTCTTGGTTTACTCGTCGAAGTTTATTCAATGCCTAATCTCAAAGCAAATCTCACGTTCGAAATAGAA GTATTGTTCAAGAATCTACATGTAGATATAAAGGAATTCAAGCCAACAACTCTTCTTGAAGAAAAGTCTAGGGTGACCGAAGGAAACCCTGATTTTTCTCAACCGAAAATTGTTGAAGTTAAATCTACATCGAGAAGTGCGGTAAATCAGGTTGTATTACCGGCTGACGTTGCAGGTCCATCTTATCAG CCGACCGCACCAGCCTCAAATATTCCCGATTTCAAATCGGTTCTAAAGACGCATGTCCTTGG TTTGCTTCCGGTGGCTATGAATAAGGCTATTGAACAACTAGTTTCTACCGTTGTAGAGAGGAGTGTTTCTATAGCATCTCAAACAGCAATTGAGCTTGTGTTAAAG GAGTACATTAACGACCCGGATGAGATCTATGTTGACAATGTATCAAGTTTTATGGTTGCGTTCCTAGCTGGAAGTCTGTCTTCTGTCACCTGCAAG GAACCATTGCGTGTTTTGACGTCCACTCATCTAAGAAACTCCACAAGGGGTTTGAATGTTCCAACTGAATTTCTTGAAGATGCCATGAAATGTGTAATTGATGAAAACCTTCATTTGGGTTGGGCATCAATTGAAAAGAATGCAACAGAAAAG GGACTAGCAACAGTAAAAAGGGAAATCACTCAGCAACTTTCAATTAGGAAGAAGCAAAAAGAAGATTCCGAGAGCTTTATTAACAAAACTGTGGAACCTTCATATACTACAGATGTTGCATCGTCTCAG GTTTCCGTTTTCCTTGCCGAATGGTACCAGATGCGTGCTCACTCTGGTGTAAGTGATGCAGTTTGTGCTCCTTACGTCCAAGAACTTTATCAAAACGTGTTGTCAAAATCTGATGATATGTCAAACCGTTTTTTCGGCATTCTACTG GAACTCGTTATATCACACTATCGACCTTTTGAGATCAATCCAAGCCCTATGCAATTTCACCAACAAGACACGTCATCTTTCCTTGCCATTGATATATACACAGATGTTGTCTTTTCGGTCTTGAAG TTTTATCCTGATAATGAAAAGTCAACCAAGTACTCTCTTTTGTTAAAG GTGTTAACGGTTATGGTGGGATTCATAACAAAGGATGCTAACGAAAGGAAATCAACATTCAATCCCAAGCCATATTTTCGGATATTCAACAACATTTTGAATCGGCTTAATACAGTGAACTCGGTCATCCTTGATGCAGATTTTCAT GTTTTGGCAGGTCTTGCACAGTCATTCCATGCATTACAGCCCGCAAAAGTTCCTGAATTTAG CTTTGCATGGCTTGAGCTGGTGACACTTACAGATTTCATGCCAAAACTTCTCAATCAAGATAATCATCAAGGATGGCCATATTTTAAGTGTCTTGTAATAGATGTGTTGCGGTACATGGAACCCATTTTAAGGGGTGGTGAAGTTACTGAGCCG GTTCATGTTCTTTACAATTACACACGTCGGATGTTGTTGGTGCTGAGTCATGATTTCCCAGAGTTCATTTGCTGCTATCGTTCCAGTTTATACGACATTATTCCCCCGCACTGCATTGAGTTGCGGAATATTATCCTAAGTACAGTGCCCCACAATATGAGGACACCAATTTGA